CTAGGTCTGCATGAATTCAAGAAATGGATATTTCTTTTGCAAGTTGATAGCTTTGAGAAATACTCCATTCATTGTTAGACAATATGAAACTTACTCAAGTTCAATCATGATTATCTTGAGCTTGcaaaatacaatttgattaataatCTTTGGAGCACTGTAAACATGGCCTTTTGCTATTTCAAATTAACTCGGAAGTCAGAATATAAGACTATAAAGGTTCCTGGTGCTTTTGatacaattttcttattttatctacTTGGTATGCTCTATTCGGTTTTTAGAATATGCTGAGAATGTACTGATAAAATGTCGTTGCTTTTATCTTGTGGGGCATTGAACGTCATGAAGATACTTGCCTGACACTATTGATGTTGCAAGCAGCAGCCAGCAGAGGTCATCTGGGTGCGAGTGTTAAATTGAGTAACATGGTCTTGAGTCTGATTACAGAACAAATCCTCCAAAGCACTCCACCATCTGGCTcatcttcattttatttatttgatttatgaGGCCAAACTTGTACATTGATGTTTGCGTGAGAAAAGCTGATGGTCTCTAGATGTTTGTTGACTTTCAGAAGTTTATCCTCCTCTGTATCTATTGCCTGTTTTCATAAAGCTTCCTAGTATTCCATGCTCTCTTCTGTCAATAGTGAACAGGATGTTTTCCTTTCCGACAATGCCAGACAGCAATCCTCTGCTTACTTGTGCCATGTACTGGTTTTAACAGttagaatttttatttttcttgagacCTTGCTAGAATAGTTGTTTATCCAACAAGCAGTAAACTTCACTCGGGCGTTGGGCGGCTTGGTATGGGTGCAATCGTGCGCTTGGCCTTCTTTGGACTGTGTTTGGGTGGGAATTGGGGTTTCGGGTGATGTTTTGAGGTCAACTGGTATCCGTTCCACTGTATAACATATTTTAGGTAATAGTAGTAGGCTGCATTGTCATGATCGAGTGCATGCGTAGCCAAACTTTGAACTTGAAAACAAATTTACGGTCAATAATCTTACATTATCGAGGCTCTTTAACCTTTTAAGGTGTAATTAATTTCGCCTGCAGTCCCATTCTTCCAACCCCTGCCAAGAGTATAAAAGTACTCCAGGTTCTGTTGGCGGAGGCTTATGATTCGAAGCCCACATAAAGCGCTCCAGTGCTGTTTACAGGTGCTCTTTTTATGTCAACACTTTGAAACGTATTTTAATGTCAATGGCTGAAGTAGTTGCATCCTGTTAGCTCTCATCCGCATGCCGACTGTTTTAATCAGACGGATGACGGTGCTTGCATGAACAAAAACCCAGCAGCAGCCGAAACAGTTTAACTCAGGAAAATTTATATGGACGACATGCTACTGTCAACGgtgaagaggaggaggaggaggaagaggaggggggggggggggggaggggagaCAAAAGCTTCACAAATTCAAAGTTGGTTAACACTAAATACCACAATAACTCAGGGCTAACTCAGTGGTTAGGAGAGGACTCAGGGTTTAAATCCTATGCCTATCAATtggaggttaaaaaaaaaaaaggaccacAATCACCAATTCTCTTAGAAACTGCATGCTGTATATTTTAACAATTCATCTAACCTAAGATGctttagtgagaaaatttctACATCCATCTAGAGGCTTCATAATAAGTTCTTCCACGGGGATGCAAACAAATTATGAGCCAATTCAATCTGGATCCAGCCTCCAATCCATTCGAAGAAGCATATAGATGCTTTTAATGGTCTCGGTGATCTTCCAATTATATAGCCGAACAAAACATGCTGGCACACCTGATTAATATATGGATCACGTTCTCAACACACAGCAATAATACAAGAGAAATCAGAGATTGATACTAATGTATGCATAGCAGGGACGATGTTATACTGCATTCAAAACGCACAGCAAAtccacccaaaaaataaaaggaacaaaaaacTAGAGTAACTGCGTCCTGAAGATGCATCTGCTGAATGTATAGATGGTAACCAAGGGCAAGAATCATCAATGAACTTTTTCGACTGTCAGACAGAGGAAAAAGAGTTTCCCTATTTTGGTATTGCTTTATCTTCTGGTGCCATAAATGCCAACCTAATTTTCTCATACCGAAGTCCTCTCATTCAGGTTGAGTGGACACAACTTTAGATCATAAAACATTCAAGAGCAAAGAAACACCACAACGTTTGCTTCACCACAGGCTTTAAGAAATTTAATCTAGAGAACAAAGAAAAATGACTCTAAAAGTTCTGAACACAACTCATCATCCGCTTAGcagggaagaaaagaaaggaaccaacACAATGAGGGGCAAAATTACCAAGACAAGGAAACCAGAAACTCTAAAAATTTTTAACTAGAtggctcattttcatgatgagCAAAGGTCAAGTAAAGAAAAAAATCTGCCGGTTTATCCACAAGTAGAATCTTAAAGGTTAATCAAtttctttgtctttcttttctattttattctatttttttggaaTCAGAATCTCCTACTTTATTTTTAACATTCACTACCACAAAAGTAAGTATTGTACATACTTGTTAAATGGTGGGCCACAGTCAGGACCAGCAAGAATGAGACGATCCATGTGCATGTCACCAGAAGCTACTTAGTGACAACTGAAGAAGGTTGGTCCTGATTGGACGGCTGCACTGAACTTCCTGCAATAGTTGCAGGTAGAAATGAACTTGACGCTGGATTTGATGCTATTATGGGTTTAGAAACCGGTGGCCTTGGAGAGATCATACCAATAATGGGCCTCGGTGCAGAGTTTGCAAAAGCCATTGCCACTCTGTTGACAGGCAATTGTTGTGACATTGTCCGAGAACCTGGCTTCCCAAGTCGAGTTGCTATTATTTGCGCCCGCTCGTGAAAAAGCCTCTGCTTTGACCTTTCCAACTGCTCCCGAACTCTCATTACAACATTCTCCATATCATTGAAAAAAGCCAACTTGGTTTCCAACTTGTGCAACTACAAAACAGGTATTctataaagcaataaaactttAAATAATGGGAAACTCTAATAAATTGGCCAAGCTAGCTAGCCCATTATTAGCCATTCAATCACTAAGCAGCGTAAGAGGTTCAGGCCCTAGACAGATTTAGAGAAGTCAATTGATAGATATTTCACACCAAACATAACTTACAATCTATAATAAATTCTAAAACTCTTCTTTTGCTAATTCTCACTTTTCATCAGTCCAACACATGACACGGGAAAATAACTAGTTGAAAGTCAAATAATCTTATCAGACAACTTGAGAAGCATATGCTATGTTTCTCAATGACGTTTAGACACATTTTCAATACGGAAAAGAGAATGAAACTGTTTTTAACAGCTAAAGAATGACAAGCGAACCAGCTAAACTTGCATTGTTTTATCCCCAATAAATAAAGGTCCAACTAGTGCAACTACAAAACAGGGATTctttaaagcaataaaacttgCATTGTTTTATCCCCAGGTGTCTTGCTTAGTAGCTTAAAAATACATTAATAAATAAAGGTCCACCTAACAAACCACCAATCAACAAGAGCACTTAGCTTTCACTAATTGGTTTAAGTAATTGAAGCCTCATGATGAAGCTTTGGTTGGTAATAACTGTACCTGCTTTTCAATTAAGAGTGCAGCAAGTCGTTGAATTTGTTGTTCTTCTTGCTTAGCTAGAAGCTTTGCCTTCACTGCAGCAGCTGATAGAGCAGTAACCGCAGCTCGTTTTATCTTATCAGTGGCAAGATCATTTTTCATCTCCAAAGCACATTTCTCCTCATCAATGATATCTTTAGCTTCTGCATCAGCAAGCAGCAAAATCTAAGAAAAATACTACCAACTTTGTCAAGTATAATAAGAGTTCTAAGTAGTAGCAAATCCTTAAAGAGGGGCAAATGGTGGATGtttatattttattcccctATAAAATCACACAATAGGTCATGAATTTGAATCTGTCAATGTTTTTATCAAATTGCAGAACATACATGGAGCATAGTGTACTTAACAGCTTTAATCACTAGACCCTCCCATTCTCCTCAATGTTATCTGACTTTTTTTGCAAATTAATTCCTATTGACATCCAAAGGCTGTTTTAAGCATGTTCATCTACCTACAAGAAAGACCCTCATTAGAAGCAGTCTAGTTCAACAAAATTTTCTTCTAGCACACCTTTATTTGCTTCATTCTCTGCCACCAAATTTGAGGCAGTTAGTTCCACACGATCTTTCATTTCCAAGTCCATATCCTTTGAAACATCCGCTGATTCAGAAGGTTCCCCCAGTGGGGCTGCATCATCTGGCTCCTTCTCAAAACCAGGAGGAACTTCCACTTCCATTGCTAAATCATCTGATTTCTCAGCATTCGCTGGCTCCTGTTCCTTCGGGACATCTGGTTTATCTGATTCAATGACATGTGTAGGTTCTGATTCCTCATTAGTTGTTGTTTCATTAGTTTCCTTGGCAGATGCAGGTTCATCTACACATGCAAGACTTGGAGAAGCCAGTGGTCTCTCTTCTTCCACAAGAGAATCCTTCTTACTCTTGTTGTCCTCCTCAGTTGATAAATGGGCACCATCAACAACTGGGCTCAAGTTCTCTTCACGCTTTTCAGGGTATTGCTCATCACTTCTAGGAGTTTCTTGCTCAACCATTTCAGCAGGTCTGCATATCTTATGTCACAATTAGGACCAATgcttaaattattaatttagttCGTAAACAAGCTCACCAACCTTTCAGAAAGAACAGAGTTTTTTTCATCAGGTGGATCTTCCAAGCGGAAACAGTGTCTCATTGCCAGCTGATCACCAGTACAGTTGCCAGAAATGGATTTTAAAGAGCTACGTGCAGAGGCGGTGGCAACATTAGGTTCCAATAGTCTTACTAGGAATGCAACCTAATATGAGAAagccaaattttgaacaaagttagaaacaagacaaaaattTAATTACTGTCTTCATTTGTCTAAAAGTAATTAGTGCTAATCTGCACATTTTTAAGTATGGAATGATGTGACTGTCTCTAAACAAGTGTTTATTTTCCAAAATTCAGCTTATCTCTTTCCAGGTTTTAGAAGAAAATTTAAGGAAAATATAAGCTTACGAGCAAAATCTTGCATTGCTAACTGGAAAACCTCAAGATGATGTAACAGTTGAATTAATTACATAATTAAGCCAATCTCAATTCACTTCAACAGAGAGAGACTAAGCGAGTAATTTGGGCCACATAAGGAAACAAAACCCACATACCAGTGTCATCACAGGATTACCGGCTTCAGCAAAAGAAAGCCGTTCACCCGGCGAAGGGAGAGAATTAACAATTTCAAATGCTTCAGTTAGTGCTTTCACAGCAAAATTCTCACCAACTTCACAGACTGTTGATCCATCAGTGTCTTCAGGCTTTGAACTTTCCATCGGAGAAGATGAAGGGTCGTCGTCTTTTGCCTTGACCTTGCTCTCAGCTGTTTCAGGACCATCTTTTGGAGCTGAAGTATCATCATTAATTGGAACTGCATCTGAATTTCCTTTAGAAGGAATGTCACCTTCATCGCAACTATCCAAGAATGTATCTTCAATTGGCATTtggacaaaatgcaaaatacacTGAGCTTTAGTTTTAGTAGCGACATGCTCAGCAATCTCATTCCAATTTTCCTTGAAAAGTTCCAAAGCTTCAAGGAGTAGGAGGGTCTCCTGATCTGTCCAATTTCCACCACTAGCACCACCGGCCTCAGCAGGCTCCATCACAATAAAATCGGACGGGGACATATCAGAACCGAACTTCCCATTGTTAAAACATTCAGTGCATAAATCAAAATCTGCCTGTGTAACAGAGATACAATCAGCAGAAGTGAAATTTCAGGAATATTATAAGAACCCAGTCCAATATTGGTGGCAAAATAGTACCTTTAACGTCATGCATTATTGGCAAGTAttgttgaaataaaaaattaacaattaaaaaaagtttaaaaggCAACAAGAGCTCCTCAAAACATATGTCAATTTCATGGAGTACGCCTATTTCTTTGTTTGCAATAGAAAGGATCCCTTCTT
This portion of the Coffea arabica cultivar ET-39 chromosome 2e, Coffea Arabica ET-39 HiFi, whole genome shotgun sequence genome encodes:
- the LOC113726329 gene encoding SWI/SNF complex subunit SWI3D-like isoform X3; the protein is MEEKRTGTPPPAASSAEAPVTDAPASSRRRGGGQKRKASATGSGSSSTPQTTSSKRQAREKPPPVPFPPIHNGPLTRARLLPNNGAAFVPSPSGVKNELDEVAKREAGGGEVLKGDEPNEAAKEDLQALEAKFEADYEAIRSRESIAHVVPNHAGWFSWTKIHPLEEKTLPSFFSGKSESRTPEIYMEIRNWIMKKFHANPNTNIEFKDLSEISVGELDARQEVMEFLDYWGLINYHPFPKDDLTTVSITGDAHKDGKAESLLESLFRFESDQSCMRVIPRNCEATPSVSSGLFPESAISEELVKSEGVEYHCNSCSADCSRKRYHCQKQADFDLCTECFNNGKFGSDMSPSDFIVMEPAEAGGASGGNWTDQETLLLLEALELFKENWNEIAEHVATKTKAQCILHFVQMPIEDTFLDSCDEGDIPSKGNSDAVPINDDTSAPKDGPETAESKVKAKDDDPSSSPMESSKPEDTDGSTVCEVGENFAVKALTEAFEIVNSLPSPGERLSFAEAGNPVMTLVAFLVRLLEPNVATASARSSLKSISGNCTGDQLAMRHCFRLEDPPDEKNSVLSERPAEMVEQETPRSDEQYPEKREENLSPVVDGAHLSTEEDNKSKKDSLVEEERPLASPSLACVDEPASAKETNETTTNEESEPTHVIESDKPDVPKEQEPANAEKSDDLAMEVEVPPGFEKEPDDAAPLGEPSESADVSKDMDLEMKDRVELTASNLVAENEANKEAKDIIDEEKCALEMKNDLATDKIKRAAVTALSAAAVKAKLLAKQEEQQIQRLAALLIEKQNTCFVVAQVGNQVGFFQ
- the LOC113726329 gene encoding SWI/SNF complex subunit SWI3D-like isoform X2, giving the protein MEEKRTGTPPPAASSAEAPVTDAPASSRRRGGGQKRKASATGSGSSSTPQTTSSKRQAREKPPPVPFPPIHNGPLTRARLLPNNGAAFVPSPSGVKNELDEVAKREAGGGEVLKGDEPNEAAKEDLQALEAKFEADYEAIRSRESIAHVVPNHAGWFSWTKIHPLEEKTLPSFFSGKSESRTPEIYMEIRNWIMKKFHANPNTNIEFKDLSEISVGELDARQEVMEFLDYWGLINYHPFPKDDLTTVSITGDAHKDGKAESLLESLFRFESDQSCMRVIPRNCEATPSVSSGLFPESAISEELVKSEGVEYHCNSCSADCSRKRYHCQKQADFDLCTECFNNGKFGSDMSPSDFIVMEPAEAGGASGGNWTDQETLLLLEALELFKENWNEIAEHVATKTKAQCILHFVQMPIEDTFLDSCDEGDIPSKGNSDAVPINDDTSAPKDGPETAESKVKAKDDDPSSSPMESSKPEDTDGSTVCEVGENFAVKALTEAFEIVNSLPSPGERLSFAEAGNPVMTLVAFLVRLLEPNVATASARSSLKSISGNCTGDQLAMRHCFRLEDPPDEKNSVLSERPAEMVEQETPRSDEQYPEKREENLSPVVDGAHLSTEEDNKSKKDSLVEEERPLASPSLACVDEPASAKETNETTTNEESEPTHVIESDKPDVPKEQEPANAEKSDDLAMEVEVPPGFEKEPDDAAPLGEPSESADVSKDMDLEMKDRVELTASNLVAENEANKEAKDIIDEEKCALEMKNDLATDKIKRAAVTALSAAAVKAKLLAKQEEQQIQRLAALLIEKQLHKLETKLAFFNDMENVVMRVREQLERSKQRLFHERAQIIATRLGKPGSRTMSQQLPVNRVAMAFANSAPRPIIGSSVQPSNQDQPSSVVTK
- the LOC113726329 gene encoding SWI/SNF complex subunit SWI3D-like isoform X1 is translated as MEEKRTGTPPPAASSAEAPVTDAPASSRRRGGGQKRKASATGSGSSSTPQTTSSKRQAREKPPPVPFPPIHNGPLTRARLLPNNGAAFVPSPSGVKNELDEVAKREAGGGEVLKGDEPNEAAKEDLQALEAKFEADYEAIRSRESIAHVVPNHAGWFSWTKIHPLEEKTLPSFFSGKSESRTPEIYMEIRNWIMKKFHANPNTNIEFKDLSEISVGELDARQEVMEFLDYWGLINYHPFPKDDLTTVSITGDAHKDGKAESLLESLFRFESDQSCMRVIPRNCEATPSVSSGLFPESAISEELVKSEGVEYHCNSCSADCSRKRYHCQKQADFDLCTECFNNGKFGSDMSPSDFIVMEPAEAGGASGGNWTDQETLLLLEALELFKENWNEIAEHVATKTKAQCILHFVQMPIEDTFLDSCDEGDIPSKGNSDAVPINDDTSAPKDGPETAESKVKAKDDDPSSSPMESSKPEDTDGSTVCEVGENFAVKALTEAFEIVNSLPSPGERLSFAEAGNPVMTLVAFLVRLLEPNVATASARSSLKSISGNCTGDQLAMRHCFRLEDPPDEKNSVLSERPAEMVEQETPRSDEQYPEKREENLSPVVDGAHLSTEEDNKSKKDSLVEEERPLASPSLACVDEPASAKETNETTTNEESEPTHVIESDKPDVPKEQEPANAEKSDDLAMEVEVPPGFEKEPDDAAPLGEPSESADVSKDMDLEMKDRVELTASNLVAENEANKEAKDIIDEEKCALEMKNDLATDKIKRAAVTALSAAAVKAKLLAKQEEQQIQRLAALLIEKQLHKLETKLAFFNDMENVVMRVREQLERSKQRLFHERAQIIATRLGKPGSRTMSQQLPVNRVAMAFANSAPRPIIGMISPRPPVSKPIIASNPASSSFLPATIAGSSVQPSNQDQPSSVVTK